A single Xiphias gladius isolate SHS-SW01 ecotype Sanya breed wild chromosome 18, ASM1685928v1, whole genome shotgun sequence DNA region contains:
- the wu:fa11c10 gene encoding protein FAM110A — translation MPVETLRPADGRLAGVPFTSAMPFRILNKGPDYFRRQAEPGARKLSAVERLEADKAKYVKSQQVALTRQAPIKPPIIRKPLVPPGMMLQSKISTPPARKVPRCPADVENGGGREGPGGKRGPALNLDILNNLINDVCDGPLPCSQSSSSTSPSSSSPSSGAKSIGSSLSAEQERNNRLLNNLKPLNHGTANSSSTSSCTSSPLNNKLRTPAAELTRRPPPIPARAPRIGVPVPYSSPNSVMVRRVDVRPQAEIRKPQRAQLQPRLRPRQTPQGQVAHPQVPPPPPPPAPHNQPQPHPQLNTPSQTLPSPPAYLPPSPMLVRAGMIPPGSPAFTRISNASSKGSARKHPSLHRSKSDLSDRYSRATADLERFFNYCGLDPEEVEGMGGVERFTRANSDIVSVSKLRSVSTPSSECGDEADRAREDERDEDDEDGPDRANERVPYGISVIERNARVIKWLYGIRQARDANNAVSNV, via the coding sequence ATGCCGGTGGAGACACTGCGCCCGGCAGACGGCCGTCTGGCCGGAGTTCCATTCACCTCTGCCATGCCCTTCAGGATACTTAACAAGGGTCCAGATTACTTCCGCCGCCAGGCTGAGCCGGGGGCCCGTAAACTGAGCGCGGTAGAGCGTCTGGAGGCTGACAAGGCCAAGTACGTTAAGAGCCAGCAGGTGGCCCTCACCCGTCAGGCCCCTATCAAACCACCGATCATCCGCAAGCCCCTTGTTCCTCCAGGGATGATGCTCCAGTCCAAGATTAGCACTCCTCCAGCCCGCAAAGTTCCCCGCTGCCCAGCCGACGTGGAGAATGGAGGAGGGCGAGAGGGACCAGGAGGGAAAAGAGGACCTGCTCTTAACTTGGATATTCTGAATAATCTAATCAATGATGTATGTGATGGACCATTGCCCTGTTCCCAGTCgtcttcctccacctccccctcctcatcaTCTCCTTCATCGGGAGCCAAGAGCATTGGCAGTAGCCTGTCAGCAGAACAGGAGAGGAACAACCGACTCCTCAACAACCTCAAACCTTTGAATCACGGCACCGCCAACTCTTCATCCACCTCTTCCTGCACATCCTCTCCGCTTAATAACAAACTCCGGACCCCCGCAGCAGAACTCACCCGACGTCCACCCCCTATCCCGGCACGAGCACCACGCATTGGGGTTCCAGTACCCTACAGTTCCCCTAACTCAGTGATGGTGCGCAGGGTGGACGTTCGGCCTCAGGCTGAGATAAGGAAGCCCCAGAGGGCCCAGCTGCAGCCTCGGCTCAGGCCCAGACAGACTCCCCAGGGCCAGGTTGCACACCCCCAGGTTCCACCTCCACCACCGCCTCCAGCCCCTCATAACCAACCCCAACCTCACCCTCAGCTCAACACACCCTCCCAAACTCTGCCCTCCCCTCCAGCCTACCTGCCACCCAGTCCCATGCTCGTCCGAGCGGGCATGATTCCGCCAGGCTCCCCTGCTTTCACCCGTATTTCAAACGCCAGCTCCAAGGGGTCTGCCCGTAAGCACCCATCCTTGCACCGCTCCAAATCGGACCTGAGCGACCGCTACTCCCGTGCAACAGCCGACCTGGAGCGATTCTTCAACTACTGTGGGCTGGACccggaggaggtggaggggatGGGCGGAGTGGAGCGCTTCACAAGAGCCAACTCAGACATTGTGTCCGTCTCCAAGCTCCGCAGCGTCAGCACGCCCAGCTCGGAGTGCGGAGACGAGGCCGACCGGGCAAGGGAGGACGAACGAGATGAGGATGACGAGGATGGGCCCGACAGAGCCAATGAGCGGGTCCCCTACGGCATCTCTGTGATTGAGAGGAACGCTCGAGTCATCAAGTGGCTATATGGCATCCGTCAGGCGCGAGATGCTAACAACGCTGTCTCTAACGTATAG